A window of Juglans regia cultivar Chandler chromosome 7, Walnut 2.0, whole genome shotgun sequence contains these coding sequences:
- the LOC109010456 gene encoding ARM REPEAT PROTEIN INTERACTING WITH ABF2-like: protein MEHQRRQDQSLPERKGQKRKLEEQIEEEREISVPSGDARKALLSEVGAQVDILNSTFSWKESDRSAAKRATHILAELAKNEEVVNVIVEGGAVPALVEHLQAPPSSEGDRSPKPYEHEVEKGSAFALGLLAVKPEHQQLIVDSGALSHLVDLLRRHKGGSISRAVNSVIRRSADAITNLAHENSSIKTRVRREGGIPPLVELLEFTDTKVQRAAAGALRTLAFKNDENKNQIVECNALPTLILMLRSEDTAIHYEAVGVIGNLVHSSPNIKKEVLLAGALQPVIGLLSSCCSESQREAALLLGQFAATDSDCKVHIVQRGAVQPLIEMLQSPDVQLREMSAFALGRLAQDMHNQAGIAHNGGLVPLLKLLDSKNGSLQHNAAFALYGLADNEDNVSDFIRVGGVQKLQDGEFIVQATKDCVAKTLKRLEEKIHGRVLSHLLYLMRVAEKAVQRRVSLALAHLCSLDDQRTIFIDKNGLELLLGLLGSSSLKQQLDGAVALFKLANKAMALSPVDAAPPSPTPQVYLGEQYVDNPTLSDVTFLVEGRRFYAHRICLLASSDAFRAMFDGGYREKDARDIEIPNIRWEVFQLMMRFIYTGSVEVTLDIAQDLLRAADQYLLEGLKRLCEYTIAQDVSLDNVSSMYELSEAFHAMSLRHTCILFILEQFDKLSARPGHSHLIQRIIPEIRDYFAKALTKPNAHNLRL from the exons ATGGAGCATCAGAGGCGCCAAGATCAGAGCCTCCCGGAGAGGAAGGGTCAAAAGCGGAAACTCGAGGAGCAAATCGAGGAAGAGCGAGAGATCTCCGTGCCATCGGGGGACGCCAGGAAAGCCCTACTCTCCGAGGTTGGTGCTCAGGTTGATATCCTTAACTCAACCTTCTCTTGGAAGGAATCTGATCGCTCCGCGGCCAAGCGCGCCACTCATATCCTCGCCGAGCTCGCGAAGAATG AGGAAGTTGTGAACGTGATTGTTGAGGGAGGGGCGGTTCCGGCGTTGGTGGAGCATCTTCAAGCGCCGCCTTCGAGTGAAGGTGACCGGAGTCCAAAGCCTTATGAGCACGAGGTCGAGAAGGGAAGCGCTTTTGCACTAGGCCTTCTTGCTGTGAAG CCAGAGCATCAACAACTCATAGTTGATTCTGGTGCCTTGTCACATCTAGTGGATCTGTTGAGGAGGCACAAGGGTGGTTCTATCTCTCGTGCTGTGAATAGTGTCATTCGTAGATCTGCTGATGCCATCACCAACCTGGCTCATGAGAATAGCAGCATTAAAACACGTGTCAG GAGGGAAGGTGGTATTCCACCTCTTGTTGAATTGCTTGAGTTCACCGATACCAAGGTGCAAAGAGCTGCTGCTGGAGCACTTAGAACCCTGGCATTTAAAAATGACGAAAATAAGAATCAG ATAGTTGAATGCAATGCACTTCCTACCCTCATTCTAATGCTTCGATCTGAAGATACTGCTATACATTATGAAGCA GTTGGTGTGATTGGAAATCTGGTGCACTCATCCCCGAACATAAAGAAAGAAGTTCTTCTTGCTGGAGCATTGCAACCTGTTATTGGACTACTTAG TTCCTGCTGTTCTGAGAGTCAAAGGGAGGCGGCTTTATTACTTGGACAATTTGCTGCAACGGATTCTGATTGCAAG GTTCATATTGTACAGAGGGGTGCTGTCCAACCTTTGATTGAGATGCTGCAGTCTCCTGATGTACAGCTAAGGGAAATGTCAGCTTTTGCACTAGGGAGGTTGGCACAG GACATGCACAACCAAGCCGGTATTGCTCACAATGGTGGTTTGGTGCCATTACTGAAGCTTCTTGATTCCAAAAATGGGTCTTTGCAGCATAATGCTGCATTTGCTCTTTATGGCCTTGCAGATAATGAG gATAATGTATCAGATTTTATTAGGGTGGGAGGTGTTCAGAAGCTGCAGGATGGAGAGTTTATAGTCCAA GCAACAAAAGATTGTGTAGCCAAGACATTGAAAAGATTAGAGGAGAAGATTCATGGACGG GTTTTGAGCCACCTTTTATATCTAATGCGTGTAGCGGAGAAGGCTGTCCAAAGACGAGTCTCTTTGGCTCTTGCTCATCTTTGTTCCCTAGATGATCAGAGAAccatatttattgataaaaatg GGTTGGAGTTGCTTCTTGGGCTTCTTGGGTCTTCTAGCCTTAAGCAGCAACTTGATGGTGCAGTGGCTTTATTCAAGTTGGCCAACAAAGCGATGGCTCTTTCTCCTGTGGATGCAGCTCCCCCATCTCCGACACCGCAG GTCTATTTAGGGGAGCAGTATGTAGACAATCCGACATTGTCTGATGTTACATTTCTAGTTGAag GTAGACGGTTCTATGCTCACAGAATCTGCCTACTTGCTTCTTCAGATGCATTCCGTGCAATGTTTGATGGTGGTTACCGG GAAAAGGATGCAAGGGACATAGAGATTCCAAATATTAGATGGGAAGTTTTCCAGTTGATGATGAG ATTCATATACACTGGATCTGTAGAAGTTACATTGGATATTGCACAAGATCTCCTCAGAGCTGCTGATCAGTATCTCTTGGAGGGCCTTAAGCGACTTTGTGAGTATACAATAGCACAG GATGTATCATTGGATAATGTGTCAAGCATGTATGAGCTCTCAGAAGCGTTCCATGCGATGTCCTTGAGGCACACATGCATCCTGTTTATCTTGGAGCAATTTGATAAACTGAGTGCAAGGCCGGGGCACTCTCATCTGATCCAGCGTATTATACCAGAGATTCGTGATTACTTTGCTAAAGCACTTACTAAGCCTAATGCACATAACCTGCGGCTGTAG
- the LOC109010457 gene encoding leucine-rich repeat receptor-like serine/threonine-protein kinase At2g14510 isoform X1: protein MSVLFIVFFFSFLPLSLSQPPPPPLRGCFIDCGATDGSTIDGKVWFPDAAFVSGGTPKNLTTPVLDPILSTVRSFPLQNNLRKKFCYVVPVYRGAKYLIRTTYFYGGINEQDSPPVFDQIIDGTLWGVVNTTEDYANGMSTYFEGVFVAQGKFMSLCIAANTYTDSDPFITALEFLIVGDSLYNSTDFGKYGLGLVARHAFGFSGSIIRYPDDHFDRVWVPFGGNYSTPAGNRNISVSSFWNLPPSKIFETDLNTTKVQPKELNWPPLSLPNSTYYIALYFADHRNWSSRVFDVSINNVSYYRKLNVTPAGACVFATQWPLAGAIKITLTPAVGSNIGPLINAGEVFEVLTLEGKTTTRDVIALEKVKDSLKNPPLVWNGDPCLPRQYSWTGISCSKGPQIRVITLNLTNMGLSGTLSPSIANMTALTGIFLGNNNLTGPIPELSSLKMLEMLHLENNQFSGEIPSSLGTIDGLRELFVQNNNLTGLVPSILTKPGLNLKTSPGNNFASLPPS, encoded by the exons ATGTCTGTTCTCTTCATCGTTTTCTTCTTCAGCTTCCTCCCCCTTTCACTTTCCCAGCCCCCACCCCCTCCCCTCAGAG GATGTTTTATTGACTGCGGCGCTACTGACGGGTCTACAATCGACGGAAAAGTATGGTTTCCCGACGCAGCCTTCGTCTCTGGTGGGACGCCCAAGAACCTTACTACCCCTGTCCTCGATCCCATTCTCTCCACCGTCCGGTCATTTCCTCTGCAGAACAACCTCCGCAAGAAGTTCTGCTACGTCGTCCCCGTCTACCGCGGGGCCAAGTACCTGATCCGGACCACCTACTTCTACGGAGGAATCAACGAACAGGACTCGCCGCCCGTGTTCGATCAGATAATCGACGGGACTTTATGGGGAGTGGTGAACACCACGGAGGATTACGCCAACGGAATGTCAACGTATTTTGAAGGGGTTTTCGTTGCGCAGGGGAAATTCATGAGCCTGTGTATCGCGGCGAATACGTATACGGATTCAGACCCGTTTATAACGGCGTTGGAGTTTCTGATAGTCGGAGACTCCCTCTACAATTCGACGGATTTTGGCAAGTATGGTCTGGGGTTGGTTGCCAGGCATGCTTTTGGGTTTTCGGGATCGATCATTCG CTATCCCGATGATCATTTCGATCGGGTTTGGGTGCCATTTGGAGGAAATTATTCTACACCAGCAGGAAACAGGAACAtttctgtttcttctttctggAATCTTCCCCCTTCAAAGATATTTGAGACGGATCTGAACACTACCAAAGTACAACCAAAGGAGTTGAACTGGCCTCCACTTTCCCTTCCAAACTCAACATACTACATTGCTCTATACTTTGCAGATCATCGTAATTGGAGCTCAAGGGTGTTTGATGTAAGCATAAATAATGTATCATATTACCGCAAATTGAATGTCACTCCAGCTGGTGCTTGTGTCTTTGCAACCCAGTGGCCACTTGCCGGTGCTATAAAGATAACTTTGACCCCTGCTGTTGGTTCAAACATTGGTCCTTTGATAAATGCGGGAGAGGTTTTTGAGGTGCTGACTCTAGAAGGAAAAACTACTACCCGAGAtg TTATAGCTTTGGAAAAAGTAAAAGACAGTCTCAAGAATCCTCCACTTGTTTGGAATGGTGATCCTTGTTTACCCCGCCAGTACTCTTGGACCGGCATTTCCTGCTCCAAAGGTCCCCAGATTCGCGTGATCACCTT AAACCTGACAAACATGGGTCTCTCAGGAACGCTGTCACCTAGCATTGCCAACATGACAGCATTGACTGGCAT CTTTCTTGGCAATAACAATTTGACTGGACCTATTCCTGAACTCAGTTCATTGAAGATGCTAGAGATGCT GCATTTGGAAAACAATCAGTTCAGTGGAGAAATTCCCTCGTCACTTGGGACCATTGACGGATTGCGTGAACT
- the LOC109010457 gene encoding leucine-rich repeat receptor-like serine/threonine-protein kinase At2g14510 isoform X2 has translation MSVLFIVFFFSFLPLSLSQPPPPPLRGCFIDCGATDGSTIDGKVWFPDAAFVSGGTPKNLTTPVLDPILSTVRSFPLQNNLRKKFCYVVPVYRGAKYLIRTTYFYGGINEQDSPPVFDQIIDGTLWGVVNTTEDYANGMSTYFEGVFVAQGKFMSLCIAANTYTDSDPFITALEFLIVGDSLYNSTDFGKYGLGLVARHAFGFSGSIIRYPDDHFDRVWVPFGGNYSTPAGNRNISVSSFWNLPPSKIFETDLNTTKVQPKELNWPPLSLPNSTYYIALYFADHRNWSSRVFDWPLAGAIKITLTPAVGSNIGPLINAGEVFEVLTLEGKTTTRDVIALEKVKDSLKNPPLVWNGDPCLPRQYSWTGISCSKGPQIRVITLNLTNMGLSGTLSPSIANMTALTGIFLGNNNLTGPIPELSSLKMLEMLHLENNQFSGEIPSSLGTIDGLRELFVQNNNLTGLVPSILTKPGLNLKTSPGNNFASLPPS, from the exons ATGTCTGTTCTCTTCATCGTTTTCTTCTTCAGCTTCCTCCCCCTTTCACTTTCCCAGCCCCCACCCCCTCCCCTCAGAG GATGTTTTATTGACTGCGGCGCTACTGACGGGTCTACAATCGACGGAAAAGTATGGTTTCCCGACGCAGCCTTCGTCTCTGGTGGGACGCCCAAGAACCTTACTACCCCTGTCCTCGATCCCATTCTCTCCACCGTCCGGTCATTTCCTCTGCAGAACAACCTCCGCAAGAAGTTCTGCTACGTCGTCCCCGTCTACCGCGGGGCCAAGTACCTGATCCGGACCACCTACTTCTACGGAGGAATCAACGAACAGGACTCGCCGCCCGTGTTCGATCAGATAATCGACGGGACTTTATGGGGAGTGGTGAACACCACGGAGGATTACGCCAACGGAATGTCAACGTATTTTGAAGGGGTTTTCGTTGCGCAGGGGAAATTCATGAGCCTGTGTATCGCGGCGAATACGTATACGGATTCAGACCCGTTTATAACGGCGTTGGAGTTTCTGATAGTCGGAGACTCCCTCTACAATTCGACGGATTTTGGCAAGTATGGTCTGGGGTTGGTTGCCAGGCATGCTTTTGGGTTTTCGGGATCGATCATTCG CTATCCCGATGATCATTTCGATCGGGTTTGGGTGCCATTTGGAGGAAATTATTCTACACCAGCAGGAAACAGGAACAtttctgtttcttctttctggAATCTTCCCCCTTCAAAGATATTTGAGACGGATCTGAACACTACCAAAGTACAACCAAAGGAGTTGAACTGGCCTCCACTTTCCCTTCCAAACTCAACATACTACATTGCTCTATACTTTGCAGATCATCGTAATTGGAGCTCAAGGGTGTTTGAT TGGCCACTTGCCGGTGCTATAAAGATAACTTTGACCCCTGCTGTTGGTTCAAACATTGGTCCTTTGATAAATGCGGGAGAGGTTTTTGAGGTGCTGACTCTAGAAGGAAAAACTACTACCCGAGAtg TTATAGCTTTGGAAAAAGTAAAAGACAGTCTCAAGAATCCTCCACTTGTTTGGAATGGTGATCCTTGTTTACCCCGCCAGTACTCTTGGACCGGCATTTCCTGCTCCAAAGGTCCCCAGATTCGCGTGATCACCTT AAACCTGACAAACATGGGTCTCTCAGGAACGCTGTCACCTAGCATTGCCAACATGACAGCATTGACTGGCAT CTTTCTTGGCAATAACAATTTGACTGGACCTATTCCTGAACTCAGTTCATTGAAGATGCTAGAGATGCT GCATTTGGAAAACAATCAGTTCAGTGGAGAAATTCCCTCGTCACTTGGGACCATTGACGGATTGCGTGAACT
- the LOC118349068 gene encoding uncharacterized protein LOC118349068 codes for MPILISMTRKPSAVHSQPPSSSGTPSSTWFIPKSSSIPFGTTSASATPTFASPLFRATPSAGAIFINMRMVMKNVVVATWIVVYEVFYGRIWLQRNADRMWSSKANRRVVTFLEVALVFVLSEPLAVALFILPWPQNFLEETNWMIFYMLSKPLKALEIHIANSASGMAANDECKLKFLDLKMKRNYIFIIFKIENQVVVEKLGNPDKTYDDFNESLPADECRYAVFDFDFITDENC; via the coding sequence ATGCCGATCCTTATCTCGATGACTAGAAAACCCTCGGCCGTTCATTCTCAACCTCCATCATCGTCGGGCACCCCATCTTCAACATGGTTCATTCCCAAGTCCAGTTCTATTCCATTCGGAACAACGTCGGCGTCTGCAACGCCCACTTTTGCTTCACCTCTGTTCAGAGCTACGCCGTCTGCGGGAGCTATTTTCATTAACATGAGGATGGTGATGAAGAATGTGGTTGTTGCCACTTGGATTGTGGTGTATGAAGTATTTTATGGGAGGATATGGTTGCAGAGGAATGCTGATAGGATGTGGTCTTCCAAGGCGAATAGAAGGGTGGTGACTTTTCTTGAGGTAGCGTTGGTTTTTGTGTTGTCGGAGCCTCTAGCAGTGGCATTGTTTATTCTTCCGTGGCCTCAAAATTTTCTTGAGGAGACGAATTGGATGATCTTTTATATGTTGAGCAAGCCCTTGAAGGCCCTCGAAATACACATTGCGAATTCGGCATCTGGAATGGCTGCGAATGATGAGTGTAAGCTGAAGTTCTTGGACCTAAAAATGAAGAGGAACTacatattcatcattttcaagaTTGAGAATCAAGTAGTAGTGGAGAAACTCGGAAACCCAGATAAAACCTACGATGACTTCAACGAGTCTCTTCCTGCCGATGAGTGCCGCTATGCagtctttgattttgatttcatcACTGATGAGAATTGCTAG